CGACGCCCACGCGCGGCTTCAGGATGACGTCGACCGCGCCGGCCTCCAGCGCCTGGAGCAGCGTCTCCGACCCCTCCTCCACCAGCGACGAGCACATCACGACCGGGATCGGCCGCTGGCTCATCAGCTTGCGCAGGAAGGTGATGCCGTCCATCCGCGGCATCTCCACGTCCAGCGTGATGACGTCGGGGATCTCGTTCTGGATGTGACGCGCGGCGGCGAACGGATCGGCGGCGGCCGCGATCACCTCGATCTGCGGATCGGCGGACAGGATCGCGGTCATCGCCTGGCGCACGCTGGCGCTGTCGTCGATGATGAGCACACGGATCTTCTTCATCGTCACGTCCTTGCGAAGACGGTGTTCGCCACCGTGGTGAGCGGCAGGTCGAAGCCCGTGATCGATTCCGAATGGCCCAGGAACAGCAGCCCGCCCGGGCGCAGGCAGTCGGCGAGCCGCCGCACCACCTTCTCCTGCGTCGGCTTGTCGAAGTAGATCAGCACGTTGCGGCAGAAGATGATGTCCATCGGATCGCCCACCGGATAGCGCTCGTCCATCAGGTTCATCTGCGCGAAGCCGACCGAGGCGCGCAGCTCCGGCACGATCCGCACCTCGCTGCGCTTCGGATCGGTCGCGCGCAGCGAATAGCGCGCGCGCATCGACGCCGGCACGGGATCCAGCATCGAGGCGGGATAGACCCCGCGCCGCGCGGTGCGCAGCACCTCGCTGTCCAGGTCGGTCGCCAGGATGGCGTAGTCGGGGCCGCGCTGATCCCTGGCGAAGGCATCCAGCACCATCGCCAGCGTGTACGGCTCCGCACCCGTCGAACACGCCGCGCTCCACACCCGCAGCCGCGACTTCCCCTCGCTGCGCAGCCTGGGCAGCGCGGTCTCGACCATATAGTCGAAGTGCTTGGGCTCGCGGAAGAAATCGGTCTTGTTGGTGGTGACCGCGTTGATGAGGTGCTCGCTCTCGATCTCGAGATGATCGCCCTCGAACAGCCAGGCGCAATAGTCGCGCAGGCTCGACATCCCGTTGGCGCGGACGCGGCGGCGCAGGCGCCCCTCGATCATCGTCAGCTTGGCCGGGGGCAGCCGGATGCCCGCCTTGTCATAGATATACGCAGACAGACGGTCGAAGTCGCGGCGCGACAGCACATCGTCGTTGATCGGCACACGGGCGGCGTTGCGCAACGGGTATCTCCTGCTAGCCCTGCGGGCGCAGAGGCCGGCCGACCGTCGCGGGATCGCGACGGTCGGCCGGTCGGTTCAGGCGGCGAGCGACAGTGCGGCGATGGCGTCGCCCGCACCGGCGGTGCCGAACAGGCGGTCGACGTCCAGCAGCGCGACGAAGCCGGCGCCGCGGCGCAGGATCGCGTCGATCTGTTCGGAGCGCCAGCGCCCGCCCAGGTCGGGCGCGCGCTCGACCGCGTCGGGGCCGAAGGTGCTGACGTCGGACACGCGGTCCACGACCAGCCCCAGCGCCAGCGGCTCGCCGCGATCGGCAGCGACGTCGACGACCAGGACGCGCGTCGCCAGCGTCGCCTCCGCCGGGCGCATGCCCAGCCGGACGCGCAGGTCCACCATCGGCACCGACAGGCCGCGCACGTCGGTCAGCCCCAGGAACCATGCGGGCGCATCGGGCACGCGATAGGCGGGGCGGTGGTCCAGGATTTCGCGGACCGAGGCGACGGGGAGGCCGAATTCCTCCTCCCCGAGCCCGAAGACCACGACCTGGATGTCCTGGCCGGCGGTCGTCATGCGGCGCGTCCGAATTCGGCGTCCTCGCCGTCCGGGCCGCCGTTGGTCAGGTCGAGCGCGAAGCCCCGCACGCGCGCCTGCTGATCGGCGACCGAGTTCGCCTTCGCCGCCGGCTTCTTCGCCGCCGGCCTGGTCGCGGCGGCCGGACGGCTGGCGGGCTTGCGCACCGCGGCCTTCGGCTTGCCATGGCCCACGCCGTCGACGCGGAAGTAGGCGATGCCCTCCTGCAGCTCCTCGGCCTGGCTCGACAGTTCCTCGGAGGTGGAGGAGATCTGCTCGGAGGCCGACGCATTCTGCTGCGTCACCTTGTCGAGCTGCTGGATCGCCTCGTTGATCTGCACCGCGCCGATGTCCTGCTCGCGGCAGGCCGCGCTGATCTCGGACACCAGCTCGGCGGTGCGGCGGATGTCGGGCACCAGCTTCGTCAGCATCTCGCCCGCCTCGGTCGCGGCCGACACGGTGTCGGACGACATGCCGCTGATCTCCGCCGCGGCGGTCTGGCTGCGCTCGGCCAGCTTGCGCACCTCAGCGGCGACGACGGCGAAGCCGCGGCCATGCTCCCCGGCGCGCGCCGCCTCGACCGCGGCGTTCAGCGCCAGCAGGTCGGTCTGACGCGCGATCTCCTGCACGATGCCGATCTTCTCGGCGATGGTGCGCATCGCGACGACCGCCTTCTGCACCGCCTGGCCGCTGATTTCGGCGTCCTGCGACGACTGGCGCGCGATCTTCTCGGTCTGGGTCGCGTTATCGGCGTTCTGCTTGATGTTGGCCGCCATCTGCTCCATCGACGCGGACGCTTCCTCGGCGGCGGCGGCCTGCTCGGTCGCACCCTGCGACACCTGCTCCGAGGAGGACGACAGCTGCTGGCTGCCCGCCGCGACGTTCTGTGCCGCGATCGTGGTGTCGCCGACGACGCCGCGCAGGCGCTCGACCATCGACACCAGCGCATGGCCCAGCATGTCCTTGTCCGACAGCGGCTGGTGCTCGACCGTCAGGTCGCCGCTCGCGATCGTATCGGCCAGCTGCGCGGTCTGGCGCAGGTTGGCGGTCATGCGGTTGACCGTATCGACCAGATCCTTGATCTCGTCGTTGGTCGTGACCTTCACGTCCTGCTCCAGGTCGCCGATGGCGACCGCCTCGATCGCGACCGACGCGACCTTCAGCCCGCGCGACACGATG
The sequence above is drawn from the Sphingomonas adhaesiva genome and encodes:
- a CDS encoding chemotaxis protein CheW, whose protein sequence is MTTAGQDIQVVVFGLGEEEFGLPVASVREILDHRPAYRVPDAPAWFLGLTDVRGLSVPMVDLRVRLGMRPAEATLATRVLVVDVAADRGEPLALGLVVDRVSDVSTFGPDAVERAPDLGGRWRSEQIDAILRRGAGFVALLDVDRLFGTAGAGDAIAALSLAA
- a CDS encoding CheR family methyltransferase translates to MRNAARVPINDDVLSRRDFDRLSAYIYDKAGIRLPPAKLTMIEGRLRRRVRANGMSSLRDYCAWLFEGDHLEIESEHLINAVTTNKTDFFREPKHFDYMVETALPRLRSEGKSRLRVWSAACSTGAEPYTLAMVLDAFARDQRGPDYAILATDLDSEVLRTARRGVYPASMLDPVPASMRARYSLRATDPKRSEVRIVPELRASVGFAQMNLMDERYPVGDPMDIIFCRNVLIYFDKPTQEKVVRRLADCLRPGGLLFLGHSESITGFDLPLTTVANTVFART
- a CDS encoding methyl-accepting chemotaxis protein is translated as MRATIKMKLAASFAVVILLLLAVVGVGISKMGALNSAISEVIAGPAKRLSIAQAVDTQQSQSLADQQSLILNTDPSLMRTYRDRVASEEADMEKLMDQGLALSIDRDRPAWEAVKRTWAETKPTFDQIRELGFANQNEEATRLSNATQTKLLDKFQRDIDALKALQARVMADTDEQTTALYESSRNILLGTAALALLVAIAGAFWISRIVSRGLKVASVAIEAVAIGDLEQDVKVTTNDEIKDLVDTVNRMTANLRQTAQLADTIASGDLTVEHQPLSDKDMLGHALVSMVERLRGVVGDTTIAAQNVAAGSQQLSSSSEQVSQGATEQAAAAEEASASMEQMAANIKQNADNATQTEKIARQSSQDAEISGQAVQKAVVAMRTIAEKIGIVQEIARQTDLLALNAAVEAARAGEHGRGFAVVAAEVRKLAERSQTAAAEISGMSSDTVSAATEAGEMLTKLVPDIRRTAELVSEISAACREQDIGAVQINEAIQQLDKVTQQNASASEQISSTSEELSSQAEELQEGIAYFRVDGVGHGKPKAAVRKPASRPAAATRPAAKKPAAKANSVADQQARVRGFALDLTNGGPDGEDAEFGRAA